The segment CGGTCGGAGCGCCACACGGAGTACTGCTCCTCGTGGTTGACGACCACCAGGTAGCTCTGCGGGTCCTCGGTCACGTCGGTCATGGCGTTTCGTTCCTCTCCCAGGGGCGGACGGGTGCGGTGGGGACGGCCCGGGAGGCGGCAGCTGCTCGGGTGGGGCCGCCGGCTCGGTCCGTCGTGAGGACGATGCTCCACAGCGCCGATATACGCCGGATCGCGGAGCCCTGGGCGGGCCGATCGGAGCGGGAGGGGAGTCGGCGATCGGGCGTGTATCAGCGTGAGATCGAGCGCGAGAAGACTGTCACTCGAACCCAGCCCCCGAGTGAACGGACACTCTGATGAAGCGATCGATGCAGTCCCTGGCGCTGCGTGTCGGTGCGACCCTGGCCGCCGCCGGGTGCGCGTCCGTCCTGGCCCTCGCGGTCTCGGCGGCCCCGGCGCACCTCGGCGCCCCGGTGTCGGACCGGTCGGTGACCGTGCGGGCCGACGGGCCGGCCCCCGCGCCGGTCTCCACGCCGACCCCGGCGCCGGTCCCCACGCCGACCGCGGCGCCGGCCGGCGAGTGGAACAGCACGGGCTGAGGCCGGCCCGGGTACCGCGGCGGTACCCGGTGGTTCAGTCGTTCGCCGGCCCCCGGGCCAGTTCGAGGTCGGCGACGAGGGCTCCCGCCTGGACGGCGTCCGGGAGCCCCAGCCCGGTGAACACGGCGTGCGCCTGCACGGCCCGGGCCAGTGCCGGCCGGAACTCGCCCCGGTCGGCGAGGACGTGGCTGAGCACGACCAGCGCGTGCCCGCGGTCGCGTTCCGTCCCCAGCTCCTCGCAGAGGGCCAGCGCCTGCTCGGCCTGGGACAGCGCCTCGGCGGACTCGCCCGTCATCCGCAAGGTGTCCGCGAGGCGGAGCCGCGCCTGCGCCTCCCGGCCCCGGATGCCCTCGGCCTCGCAGAGCGCCAGACAGCTCAGGTAACTCGCCGCGGCGTCGTCGTGGCGCCCCAACTCGTGCAGGGCCAGACCGCGGACGTAGTGCGCGTAGGCGATCCCGTTCCGGTCCGCCACCGCGCGCAGGGCGACCAGGGCTTCGTCGCAGGCCAGCAGCGCCTCCGCGGCCCTTCCGCTGCGAAGCCGGGCCTGCGCGGCGTTGAGGATGGTCGCCAGTTCGCCGGAGTGGTGCCCCAACTCCCTTGCGAGCAGCGTCCCCTGGTCGTAGAAGCGGACGGCGTCGGCGTAGTTCTGCTGGAACTGGGCGATCAGGCCCTGGTCGTTGAGGGTCTGCTGGAGGATGACCCGGTCGTCCGCGCGCAGGCAGGCCGCGGTCGCCAGCCGGATCTGCAGGTCGGCCTCCGCCAGCTGGACGTTCTGCAGAGCGGCGTTGCCGCAGACGAAGCGGGCCCGGCCCTCCGCGCGGTCGTCGCCCCGCAGGGCCGCCGTCTCCGCCACCGTCCGGGCGGCCTCGGCCAGTTGGCCGTAGGGAATGCCCCTGCCGTACGGACTCAGGGCGACCAGCAGGTCGGTCGCCGTGCGCAGCAGCCGGCCCCCGGGCCCGGACGGGCTCTGGGCGGCCAGGGTCACCGCGGTGGTGATGCAGTCGAACTCGGTGGCCACCCAGGCCCTGGCCTCCGCCAGCGAGTCGAGCCGCGGACCCGCGGCGGGGCTGCGGACCAGGAAGACGCCGACCGGGTCGCCCGGAACCATGTGCCGGAAGGCGGTGGATCCGCCGGCGAGCAGGTGGTCGAGCATCCGGCTCAGCGCCGCACCGCGCTCGTCGTCGTCCTCGGAGGGCGGGGGAGCCGGGAGTTGCAGCGCGAAGGCGCGGACCAGGTCGTGGAACCGGTACCGGCCGGGCAGCGGCGCCTCCAGCATGGCGGCGTCCACCAGGGCTTCCAGCAGGTCCTCGGCGTCCTCCTCGGCGAGGTCGAGGGCCGCGGCGGCGACCGCCAGTCCGATGCCGGTCCGCGGCGCGGGCGCGAGCAGCCGGAACGCCCTGGCCTGATCGGCCGTCAGCTGGCGGTAGCCGAGCTCGAAGGCCGCGGCCACCGCCAGGTCCCCGGCTCGCAGTTCACCGATGCGGCGGCGCTGGTCGGCCAGCCGGCGGGTCATCGTCTCGACCTGCCACTGCGGGCGGGCGGCCAGTCGCGCGGCCACGATCCGGACGGCCAGCGGAAGGTGCCCGCAGGCCGTCACCAGTTCGGTGGCGGCCTGCTCGTCGGTGACGCGCTCCCCGCCGACGATCGAGCGCAGCAGGCCGATCGCCTCGTCGGTCGTGAAGACGTTCAGATCGGCCTGGGCGGAGGTGGGCAGTCCGGTGAGCCGGGCCCGGCTGGTGACGATCACCGCGCAGTCGGCCG is part of the Kitasatospora setae KM-6054 genome and harbors:
- a CDS encoding AfsR/SARP family transcriptional regulator, producing MVEDIRFSVLGPVRMRRGETVLPSRSPQLQALLVALLLRPGRSAPAHELITAIWGESPPDSALSSLRTYAWRLRQTLEVDRADPKSLISLHDGYQLVVAPDSVDANYAEKLAADAARARSQGRDDDCSRLLDEALGLWQGEPLSGVPGPYADQQRSRLNELRRGLLEERFDHNLRLGRSSAVIPELTAFMAENPLQERPYGFLMRALYASGRQADALAVFARARHVLAEELGVDPGPELTTLHARILAGDPLLSAAAPGPGQQRAQREPEPAPAPRAARSDEGSAPAGAGAEDAPGSGGSPQLVSRPAQLPADTADFTGRAAEVVELCRVLTNSTRTSLPVVSVAGMGGIGKTTLALRVAHLAKPRFTDGQLYADLGGNGLEPAEPRTVLGSLLTTLGVPGHALPTATEDRARLFRSVLDGRRILLLLDNARDPAQVRPLLPGSADCAVIVTSRARLTGLPTSAQADLNVFTTDEAIGLLRSIVGGERVTDEQAATELVTACGHLPLAVRIVAARLAARPQWQVETMTRRLADQRRRIGELRAGDLAVAAAFELGYRQLTADQARAFRLLAPAPRTGIGLAVAAAALDLAEEDAEDLLEALVDAAMLEAPLPGRYRFHDLVRAFALQLPAPPPSEDDDERGAALSRMLDHLLAGGSTAFRHMVPGDPVGVFLVRSPAAGPRLDSLAEARAWVATEFDCITTAVTLAAQSPSGPGGRLLRTATDLLVALSPYGRGIPYGQLAEAARTVAETAALRGDDRAEGRARFVCGNAALQNVQLAEADLQIRLATAACLRADDRVILQQTLNDQGLIAQFQQNYADAVRFYDQGTLLARELGHHSGELATILNAAQARLRSGRAAEALLACDEALVALRAVADRNGIAYAHYVRGLALHELGRHDDAAASYLSCLALCEAEGIRGREAQARLRLADTLRMTGESAEALSQAEQALALCEELGTERDRGHALVVLSHVLADRGEFRPALARAVQAHAVFTGLGLPDAVQAGALVADLELARGPAND